The following are from one region of the Vibrio parahaemolyticus genome:
- a CDS encoding cytochrome c3 family protein, translating into MTQWASWKQAIVSLAMLVSFSLFGQQNAQTPPELVQAQFIGNETCIDCHQVEVEAWQGSHHDMAMRHADSESVLGNFDNQVVEHQGKANRFYRKGDEYWVNIQGPDGQWHDYKISYTFGWVPLQQYMVEFDDGRIQLIPFAWDSRSVEQGGQRWFHLYPDTTTTDEFYWANTGQNWNFMCADCHSTNLKKNYDAQSNTYQTTWSEINVSCEACHGPASLHVEMAKQAKQNGMPIATANHYGFSRDLSAAVKEWVYKEGHSTLQPKDIVPTNQVQTCAQCHSRRTQLNEEADHVKGAFLDKYRLSLITPELYYHDGQIYDEDYVYGSFLQSAMAEKGVTCTNCHDPHTAQLKIPEEAVCAQCHVASDYLPENHTFHQANTKASKCTTCHMPETTYMQVDPRRDHSWHVPRPDLSKHINTPNVCTACHDDKDAKWADEQIGQWFPKSKYRNTQHFSVAFYADAIGHRGGSDALAYTAQDSSNSDIIRASALERMAGNTGQNTLVALARAVKHENEMIRLGAVAGSAGYDFSDRWQILQPLLSDPVLSVRTEAAAALVSHYGEMNPLQRERIQKPLDEYMDIQRFNADRGFGRTNLANVYRSLGEANKAIELYQQAIDIEPYFENSYVNLADMYRRQGDEAKAVQILSAGMKAQPKSSSLPYSAGLALLRQGNSKQANQYLKQAAESAKDNAQYWYVYGLALEKSDVLEASKALNKAFDVGGDPRHLYAQCEVLARNYRQGGVAFAFERCTKQLGAHAPEEVIQQLKATVTTKK; encoded by the coding sequence ATGACTCAGTGGGCAAGTTGGAAGCAGGCAATAGTGAGCCTTGCTATGCTCGTCAGTTTTTCTCTGTTTGGACAGCAAAACGCCCAAACTCCACCAGAACTAGTTCAAGCTCAGTTTATTGGTAACGAAACGTGCATCGATTGTCACCAAGTCGAAGTGGAAGCGTGGCAAGGCTCGCACCATGATATGGCGATGCGCCATGCTGATTCAGAATCCGTACTGGGTAACTTCGACAATCAAGTCGTTGAACATCAGGGCAAAGCAAACCGTTTTTATCGCAAAGGCGATGAATATTGGGTCAACATCCAAGGGCCAGATGGACAGTGGCATGATTACAAAATCAGCTATACGTTTGGTTGGGTGCCATTACAACAGTACATGGTGGAATTTGATGATGGACGCATACAACTGATTCCTTTTGCTTGGGATTCGAGAAGTGTGGAACAAGGCGGGCAACGTTGGTTTCATTTATATCCAGACACGACCACAACCGATGAGTTTTACTGGGCCAATACAGGGCAAAACTGGAACTTCATGTGCGCTGATTGCCACTCAACCAACTTGAAGAAAAACTACGACGCGCAAAGCAATACTTATCAAACAACGTGGTCGGAAATCAACGTCAGCTGCGAAGCGTGTCATGGCCCGGCAAGTCTGCACGTGGAAATGGCGAAACAGGCCAAGCAAAACGGAATGCCAATTGCCACCGCGAATCATTATGGTTTTTCTCGCGATCTTTCAGCCGCAGTCAAAGAGTGGGTCTACAAAGAAGGGCACAGTACGCTTCAGCCAAAAGACATTGTGCCAACCAACCAAGTTCAAACTTGCGCTCAGTGCCACAGTCGACGTACCCAGTTGAATGAAGAAGCGGATCACGTCAAAGGTGCGTTTCTTGATAAGTACCGCCTGAGTTTAATTACCCCTGAGCTCTATTATCACGATGGCCAAATTTACGATGAGGACTATGTCTACGGCTCGTTCTTGCAATCGGCCATGGCAGAGAAAGGCGTAACGTGCACAAATTGTCACGATCCACATACCGCACAACTCAAAATCCCAGAAGAAGCTGTATGTGCGCAATGCCATGTAGCGTCAGATTATCTGCCAGAAAACCACACCTTTCATCAAGCGAACACCAAAGCATCAAAATGCACAACGTGCCACATGCCGGAGACGACTTATATGCAGGTAGACCCGCGCAGAGACCACAGTTGGCACGTTCCGCGCCCAGATTTAAGCAAGCATATTAATACGCCCAATGTTTGTACCGCTTGTCATGATGATAAAGATGCGAAGTGGGCCGATGAGCAGATTGGTCAATGGTTCCCAAAATCAAAGTATCGCAACACTCAGCACTTCTCGGTCGCATTTTATGCAGACGCGATAGGTCATAGAGGTGGTTCAGATGCCTTGGCTTATACGGCTCAAGATTCTTCCAACAGTGACATCATTCGCGCATCGGCTTTAGAGCGAATGGCAGGCAATACTGGCCAGAATACGTTGGTTGCGCTTGCGCGCGCCGTGAAACATGAGAACGAGATGATTCGACTGGGTGCTGTTGCTGGCTCGGCAGGGTATGACTTTAGTGACCGTTGGCAGATTTTACAGCCGTTGCTGAGTGATCCAGTGTTGTCGGTGCGAACCGAAGCGGCAGCTGCGCTAGTCAGTCATTATGGGGAAATGAATCCGCTACAAAGAGAGCGCATTCAAAAACCGTTAGATGAATACATGGACATTCAACGCTTTAATGCCGATCGCGGATTTGGGCGAACTAACTTAGCCAATGTATATCGTAGTTTGGGAGAGGCTAATAAAGCGATCGAACTGTATCAACAAGCTATCGACATCGAACCTTATTTCGAAAATAGCTACGTCAATTTAGCGGACATGTATCGCCGACAAGGTGATGAAGCCAAAGCGGTACAAATTCTGAGTGCGGGAATGAAAGCACAACCGAAATCAAGTTCGCTGCCTTACAGTGCAGGGCTTGCGCTGTTAAGACAAGGCAACAGCAAACAAGCTAATCAGTATTTAAAACAGGCCGCAGAAAGCGCGAAAGATAACGCTCAGTATTGGTATGTGTACGGTTTAGCGTTGGAGAAATCCGACGTATTAGAAGCGAGTAAGGCGTTAAACAAGGCGTTTGACGTTGGTGGTGACCCACGGCATCTTTATGCCCAGTGCGAAGTGTTGGCGAGAAACTATCGACAAGGCGGCGTTGCATTTGCCTTTGAACGGTGCACCAAGCAGCTTGGTGCACATGCTCCTGAGGAAGTTATTCAACAGCTCAAAGCGACCGTGACTACAAAGAAATAG
- a CDS encoding LysR family transcriptional regulator: MDLNLIQTFLVVAEFQSYTKAAEQLGLTQPAVSAAIKRLEQVVDKQLFVKKGRGITLTSAAYQLLPQFEQAVSIIDNAITEKKHFEVCCSEILLHIMSPIKNAIFYESPPEKYILFELLRQQKVDLVIDTVVTKDAAFVMEEAYEEKAVIICREQHPRIQGTLSKEQFYDETHCLFSGKWNNMSGFEQLAQETILERKVDLVTSSLAGMALYVAQRDCLGLVSQSFANKWSKALKLQVLPCPISICTIPYKFVYHKRELNNPAHIALRERIKTHLAAAHYEPISL, encoded by the coding sequence ATGGACTTGAATTTGATCCAAACTTTTCTTGTTGTCGCGGAGTTCCAATCTTATACAAAAGCCGCGGAACAATTGGGGCTTACGCAACCTGCTGTGAGCGCTGCAATAAAGCGTTTAGAGCAAGTCGTAGATAAGCAATTATTTGTGAAAAAAGGACGGGGAATTACGCTGACATCCGCGGCGTATCAACTACTGCCTCAGTTTGAGCAAGCGGTGAGTATTATTGATAATGCTATCACGGAGAAGAAGCACTTTGAGGTGTGCTGTTCAGAGATTCTGCTGCACATTATGAGCCCGATAAAAAATGCCATTTTTTACGAGTCACCTCCCGAAAAATACATCTTGTTTGAGCTTTTAAGACAACAAAAAGTAGATCTTGTAATTGATACAGTGGTCACAAAAGATGCGGCGTTTGTTATGGAGGAGGCGTACGAAGAAAAGGCCGTCATTATTTGTCGAGAGCAACACCCTCGAATCCAAGGCACTTTGAGCAAAGAACAATTTTATGATGAAACTCACTGTTTGTTTTCAGGCAAATGGAACAACATGTCGGGTTTTGAGCAACTCGCTCAAGAAACCATTTTAGAAAGAAAAGTGGATCTCGTCACATCTTCGCTTGCTGGTATGGCGTTGTACGTCGCACAACGCGATTGTTTAGGTCTAGTGTCTCAATCTTTTGCGAACAAATGGAGCAAAGCCCTTAAGCTTCAAGTTCTGCCTTGCCCCATTTCTATATGCACTATCCCTTACAAGTTCGTCTACCATAAACGTGAGTTAAACAACCCTGCTCATATTGCATTGCGAGAGAGAATCAAAACGCATCTAGCAGCCGCGCATTACGAACCTATTTCTTTGTAG
- a CDS encoding arylsulfatase has translation MKNATKTSSKKLVLNACTLALGAASAVAHAADKPNILVIFGDDVGYWNLSTYNQGMMAYNTPNIDSIAKEGAKFTNFYAQQSSTAGRSAFITGQMPKRTGLSKVGLPGAPEGISEKDPTIATMLKQMGYATGQFGKNHLGDRDEHLPTNHGFDEFFGNLYHLNAEEEPENVDYPKDPEFKKKFGPRGVIHSYADGKIEDTGPLTRKRMETVDGEFLEAAETFIDKQVKADKPFFVWFNTTRMHNFTHVPEEYQGKTGAGFYADGVKQHDDQIGELLKKVKDLGVDDNTIIVYTTDNGPMVDLWPDAGMTPFRSEKNTGWEGSFRVPALIKWPGHIKAGETFNGMMSLEDFFPTLVAAAGDTKVKDELLKGKKVGKMNYKVHLDGYNQLPYITGKSDKSARNEFVYWSDDGDLVALRYGKYKYHFMIQENETGMDVWRKPFTKLRVPLIFDLSIDPFERGDQGMGYSRWMYERSFLMMPAVEKVKEVMGTFKEFPPRMEAGSFVPKSSK, from the coding sequence ATGAAAAATGCGACCAAAACGAGCAGTAAAAAACTCGTACTTAACGCATGTACGTTAGCATTAGGCGCTGCATCTGCAGTTGCACACGCAGCGGACAAACCCAACATTCTTGTCATCTTTGGTGATGATGTTGGTTACTGGAACCTTAGTACCTACAATCAAGGCATGATGGCGTACAACACGCCAAACATCGATAGCATTGCTAAAGAAGGTGCGAAGTTCACTAACTTCTACGCACAGCAAAGTTCGACAGCAGGCCGTTCTGCATTCATCACTGGTCAAATGCCAAAACGTACTGGTCTATCAAAAGTGGGCTTACCAGGCGCTCCGGAAGGTATCTCGGAAAAAGATCCAACGATTGCAACCATGCTTAAGCAAATGGGTTACGCAACCGGACAATTTGGTAAGAACCATTTAGGTGACCGAGACGAACACCTTCCTACCAACCACGGTTTTGATGAGTTCTTCGGCAACCTATACCACTTGAACGCGGAAGAAGAGCCAGAGAACGTGGATTACCCTAAAGATCCAGAGTTCAAGAAAAAATTTGGCCCTCGCGGCGTTATCCACTCTTACGCTGACGGCAAAATTGAAGATACCGGCCCTCTAACTCGCAAACGTATGGAAACAGTAGACGGTGAGTTCCTAGAAGCGGCTGAAACGTTCATCGACAAGCAAGTTAAGGCAGACAAGCCATTCTTCGTTTGGTTTAACACCACTCGCATGCACAACTTCACGCACGTTCCTGAAGAGTATCAAGGTAAAACCGGTGCTGGTTTCTACGCTGACGGTGTGAAACAGCACGATGATCAAATCGGCGAACTACTGAAAAAAGTGAAAGATCTTGGTGTTGATGACAACACTATCATCGTTTACACCACAGACAACGGCCCGATGGTTGACCTATGGCCAGACGCAGGTATGACGCCATTCCGTAGTGAGAAGAATACAGGCTGGGAAGGCAGCTTCCGTGTTCCTGCTCTTATCAAATGGCCTGGTCACATCAAAGCTGGCGAAACCTTTAATGGCATGATGTCTCTTGAAGACTTCTTCCCAACATTGGTTGCAGCAGCAGGTGACACTAAAGTTAAAGACGAGCTACTGAAAGGTAAGAAAGTTGGCAAGATGAACTACAAAGTTCACCTAGATGGTTACAACCAATTGCCATACATCACAGGTAAGTCAGACAAGTCTGCTCGTAACGAATTCGTTTACTGGAGTGATGACGGTGACTTGGTTGCACTACGTTACGGTAAGTACAAATACCACTTCATGATCCAAGAAAATGAAACGGGTATGGATGTATGGCGTAAACCATTCACTAAACTTCGTGTTCCATTGATCTTCGATTTGAGCATCGACCCATTCGAACGTGGTGACCAAGGTATGGGTTACTCTCGTTGGATGTACGAGCGTTCATTCCTAATGATGCCAGCGGTAGAGAAAGTGAAAGAGGTAATGGGTACGTTTAAAGAGTTCCCACCTCGCATGGAAGCAGGTTCATTCGTACCTAAGTCTTCTAAGTAA
- a CDS encoding anaerobic sulfatase maturase has protein sequence MSKISPRHSTTMSIVPLKTASKAPVSGAYDRRFHVMAKPGGAKCNIDCQYCFYLHKENLLHQEKQPKMDDATLEAFVKSYIESQDGEEIVFSWQGGEPTLLGLDYFRNVVALQKKHQPKGVRIENDLQTNGILLNDEWCAFLKEHNFLVGLSIDGPRELHDKYRKTRSGKPTFDLVMKAVDKLQAHGVKFNALVTVNRHNAKYPLEVYRFLTQELGVTYIQFAPVVEANDFQTTAPQFWNEQMIPTKGSDLAKPGHPMSVVTDWSVEPEDWGRFLMATFEEWVNNDLGRVLVNLFETAVAQVMGKPSQLCVTAEFCGKGLAIEHNGDVFSCDHYVYPEYKLANIHEHSLNDMAFSTRQYTFGMAKRESLPTYCKQCPYLPYCWGECPKNRLIKTPNGEAGLNYLCSGIKMFFDYALPMLVGLAQLLQSEEPQR, from the coding sequence ATGAGTAAGATTTCCCCTCGCCATTCTACTACCATGTCTATTGTTCCTCTTAAAACGGCTTCTAAAGCACCAGTTTCGGGCGCGTATGACCGTCGATTCCATGTGATGGCAAAGCCGGGCGGAGCAAAATGCAACATCGATTGTCAGTACTGCTTTTATCTGCATAAAGAAAATCTACTGCACCAAGAAAAGCAACCAAAAATGGACGACGCAACATTGGAAGCGTTCGTGAAAAGCTACATCGAAAGTCAGGATGGCGAAGAAATTGTATTCTCATGGCAGGGTGGGGAGCCAACGCTGCTTGGGTTGGACTATTTCCGTAATGTCGTAGCTCTGCAAAAGAAACATCAGCCGAAAGGCGTTCGCATTGAAAACGACCTTCAGACCAACGGCATTTTGCTAAACGATGAGTGGTGTGCGTTTTTAAAAGAGCACAACTTCCTAGTTGGCTTGTCGATTGATGGGCCACGAGAGCTGCACGACAAATATCGCAAAACCCGCAGCGGTAAGCCGACGTTTGATCTGGTGATGAAAGCGGTAGATAAGCTCCAAGCGCATGGCGTGAAATTCAACGCGTTGGTGACAGTGAATCGTCACAATGCGAAATACCCGCTCGAAGTGTATCGATTTTTAACTCAAGAATTGGGTGTGACATACATTCAGTTTGCACCGGTGGTTGAAGCGAACGACTTCCAAACAACCGCACCGCAGTTTTGGAACGAACAGATGATCCCAACCAAAGGCAGTGATCTGGCGAAACCGGGTCATCCAATGTCTGTAGTGACGGATTGGTCGGTTGAGCCTGAAGACTGGGGACGCTTTTTAATGGCGACCTTTGAAGAGTGGGTGAATAACGATCTTGGCCGTGTACTGGTTAACCTGTTTGAAACCGCGGTAGCGCAAGTAATGGGGAAACCGTCTCAGCTTTGTGTGACGGCTGAGTTTTGTGGCAAAGGCTTGGCGATTGAGCACAATGGCGATGTGTTCAGTTGCGACCACTATGTGTACCCAGAATACAAGCTCGCCAACATTCATGAACACTCATTGAATGACATGGCCTTCTCTACACGACAATACACCTTTGGCATGGCAAAACGCGAATCTTTGCCGACGTATTGTAAGCAGTGTCCCTACTTGCCTTATTGCTGGGGCGAGTGTCCGAAAAACCGTCTGATCAAAACGCCGAATGGCGAGGCTGGACTAAACTATCTGTGTTCGGGAATCAAAATGTTCTTTGATTACGCGTTACCGATGTTGGTTGGTCTTGCACAGCTTCTCCAATCTGAAGAACCGCAAAGATAA
- a CDS encoding AAA family ATPase, with amino-acid sequence MNHAQQAIKELIEQTEKSVIGQSHVVRALVIGLLTNGHILLEGLPGTAKTRSVKSLANLLNTSFGRIQFTPDLLPSDVTGTEVYQELDGKPQLHFQPGPIFNSIVLADEVNRAPAKVQAALLEAMAEGTITVGDKTHVLPDLFMVLATQNPVEQEGTYPLPEAQMDRFIMKVTVDYPEDDAERDIIRLVRSEELGAETSSEIITPKHIEPDVVLEARRQLPNIVVSDLVENYIVALVMATRKPERYADSNLAKWIEIGSSPRASIALDKCARAYAWMQGRDHVTPDDVRAMVPSVLGHRFSLTYDALADGVDHQRVVQELLDCVEIG; translated from the coding sequence ATGAACCACGCACAACAAGCGATAAAAGAACTCATCGAACAAACAGAAAAAAGCGTCATTGGACAAAGCCACGTGGTTCGAGCTTTAGTCATCGGGTTATTAACGAACGGGCACATTCTTCTAGAAGGTTTACCGGGAACGGCAAAAACACGTTCTGTAAAATCGTTGGCCAACTTGTTAAACACCAGTTTTGGTCGAATCCAGTTTACGCCAGACCTTTTGCCATCGGACGTGACGGGAACCGAGGTTTATCAAGAGTTGGATGGCAAGCCGCAGCTCCATTTTCAACCAGGGCCAATTTTTAACAGCATAGTGCTTGCCGATGAGGTCAACCGTGCGCCAGCCAAAGTACAAGCAGCACTACTTGAAGCCATGGCCGAAGGCACAATCACGGTAGGCGATAAAACTCACGTATTGCCAGACTTGTTTATGGTGCTTGCAACGCAAAACCCAGTAGAACAAGAGGGCACGTACCCGCTGCCAGAAGCGCAAATGGACCGTTTTATCATGAAGGTTACCGTCGATTACCCAGAAGACGACGCTGAACGTGACATCATCCGTTTGGTGCGCAGTGAAGAATTAGGTGCGGAAACCAGCAGCGAAATTATTACGCCAAAACACATCGAGCCAGACGTGGTGCTAGAAGCGCGCCGTCAGTTACCAAACATCGTGGTATCAGACCTAGTGGAGAACTACATTGTCGCGTTGGTGATGGCGACTCGTAAGCCAGAGCGTTATGCCGATTCAAACTTAGCAAAATGGATTGAGATTGGCTCTAGTCCCCGTGCCTCAATCGCACTAGACAAATGCGCTCGTGCGTATGCGTGGATGCAAGGACGTGACCATGTCACTCCTGACGATGTGCGAGCCATGGTTCCGTCTGTACTGGGCCACCGTTTTTCTTTGACCTACGATGCACTAGCAGACGGAGTCGATCACCAACGCGTCGTGCAAGAGCTGCTAGATTGTGTAGAAATTGGATAA
- a CDS encoding DUF58 domain-containing protein translates to MAKPTLAPKSQGMDPRLYCDYARLVRLQAQAESFSLLPHLKAGSVLSGRHNSLFRGRGLNFEELRHYQLGDDIRNLDWKVTMRTGKPHVRSYTEEKDRNVIVCVDQRSAMFFASTQVMKSVVAAEIAAMCGWRVLKDGDRVGFVIASQQALFHSKAQRSQNDLLAQLKRLAKANQSLNVDSRNSEKVTFSQWIDLIKRMKLKQSTLIFISDWSDCEEHHLDHLKQLQQHNDVLAVMVSDPLEQALPDDLAKSKWVVGDGQYQLNLDSKAKVEAASAKLEARTSLQRQSLSQLMAMKHLPHIELDTTGEHIKQFQKLVGGR, encoded by the coding sequence ATGGCTAAGCCAACTCTTGCGCCAAAATCACAGGGGATGGATCCCCGTTTGTACTGCGATTACGCTCGTTTAGTACGTTTGCAAGCACAAGCAGAATCATTCAGTTTACTTCCTCATCTAAAAGCGGGCAGCGTACTCTCAGGCCGCCACAATTCGCTGTTTCGCGGTCGTGGATTGAACTTCGAAGAGCTGCGCCATTATCAACTGGGTGACGACATTCGTAACCTGGATTGGAAAGTCACGATGCGCACAGGCAAGCCGCACGTGCGCAGCTACACCGAAGAAAAAGATCGCAACGTGATCGTGTGTGTCGACCAGCGCAGCGCAATGTTTTTTGCTTCGACGCAAGTAATGAAATCGGTTGTCGCGGCAGAAATCGCGGCCATGTGCGGGTGGCGCGTGTTAAAAGATGGCGACCGAGTTGGTTTTGTCATCGCATCCCAACAGGCGTTGTTTCACAGCAAGGCGCAGCGTTCGCAAAACGATCTTCTGGCTCAACTTAAGCGTCTCGCTAAAGCCAATCAATCGCTCAATGTGGACTCCCGCAATTCCGAAAAAGTGACGTTCAGTCAATGGATTGATCTCATTAAACGCATGAAGCTCAAACAATCCACATTGATTTTTATCAGCGACTGGAGTGACTGCGAGGAGCACCACCTTGATCACCTTAAACAGCTACAACAGCACAACGATGTTCTTGCAGTGATGGTCAGTGACCCATTAGAACAAGCGCTACCAGACGATTTGGCAAAATCGAAATGGGTGGTTGGTGATGGGCAGTATCAACTCAATTTAGACAGCAAAGCAAAGGTAGAAGCCGCGAGCGCAAAGCTTGAGGCTCGAACTAGCTTACAGCGTCAATCACTCTCTCAACTTATGGCGATGAAACACCTTCCGCACATCGAACTCGATACGACAGGCGAGCACATTAAACAATTCCAAAAACTGGTAGGGGGGCGTTAA
- a CDS encoding DUF4381 domain-containing protein, with product MSGLPTPPSTYILRELHDVAVPPSVSWYPQTIGWKILAAVALIALVYVAYRLAQQWWCNRYRQEALLTISQIKPSDKGMPKALFSVLKIVLIHVDSRNAKLFDTAFLRKLDTLYPQTGDSQANSQVVFNDELSKRWLQSIVDPSVMLTNEERVTLIARAKNWVSEHRCDAQKSAAKKYPLLKRKANQGGQHE from the coding sequence ATGAGTGGTCTTCCTACGCCTCCGAGTACCTATATACTCAGAGAGCTACATGATGTGGCCGTGCCACCAAGCGTGAGTTGGTATCCGCAAACTATTGGTTGGAAGATTTTAGCGGCGGTTGCGCTCATTGCATTAGTGTATGTCGCGTATCGTTTGGCTCAACAGTGGTGGTGTAACCGCTACCGACAAGAAGCTCTGTTGACGATTTCGCAAATCAAACCGAGCGACAAAGGCATGCCTAAAGCATTGTTCTCTGTGCTTAAAATTGTGTTGATTCATGTTGATAGCCGTAACGCGAAATTGTTTGATACCGCCTTTTTGCGCAAGCTCGATACGCTATATCCGCAAACCGGAGATTCTCAAGCAAACTCGCAAGTGGTCTTTAACGATGAGCTTTCAAAGCGCTGGTTACAAAGTATTGTTGACCCAAGCGTTATGCTAACCAACGAAGAGCGAGTAACGCTTATTGCTCGTGCGAAAAACTGGGTGAGTGAACATCGTTGTGATGCTCAAAAAAGCGCGGCAAAGAAATATCCATTATTGAAACGCAAAGCAAATCAGGGAGGTCAACATGAATGA
- a CDS encoding vWA domain-containing protein, whose translation MNDLLVSLTGLSGFEFAHPMWFLILPLPLVVYYLVPAYRTKQMAIKVPFFSQLVEAIGETPSEGASQLTPSWWQRATLILSWLLVVCAMAKPTVLGEPQVRESLGRDVMVVVDLSGSMAEPDFTSRTGEKISRLDAAKEVLTEFVQSRKGDRLGLVLFGDAAFVQTPFTADQKVWLELLNQTDVAMAGQSTHLGDAIGLAIKVFEQSDKSRGALEQEQNREKVAIVLTDGNDTGSFVEPIDAAKVAKAKGVRVHVIAMGDPETIGETALDMDTIHRIAKESGGEAFEALNRDELSAAYDEIGKLEPQLYESTTYRPKQSLHHYLMALVVIMHLLAFSVATLKRRAATRSSLGESDV comes from the coding sequence ATGAATGATCTTCTTGTATCGCTAACTGGTTTGTCTGGTTTTGAATTTGCTCACCCAATGTGGTTTCTGATTTTGCCGCTGCCATTGGTGGTGTACTACTTGGTGCCTGCGTATCGCACTAAGCAAATGGCGATCAAAGTGCCGTTTTTTAGTCAGCTTGTGGAAGCGATTGGCGAGACGCCATCAGAAGGTGCAAGCCAGCTAACCCCAAGCTGGTGGCAACGAGCAACGTTAATTCTCTCATGGCTTTTGGTGGTGTGTGCGATGGCAAAACCCACCGTGTTAGGCGAGCCTCAAGTTCGCGAGAGTTTAGGGCGCGATGTGATGGTGGTGGTGGATCTTTCGGGTTCCATGGCTGAGCCTGATTTCACGTCTCGTACAGGTGAAAAAATTTCTCGCCTTGATGCGGCGAAAGAAGTGCTGACGGAGTTTGTTCAGTCTCGTAAAGGTGACCGATTAGGCTTGGTTCTTTTTGGTGATGCCGCTTTTGTGCAAACTCCATTTACCGCAGACCAAAAAGTGTGGCTCGAACTGCTTAACCAAACCGATGTGGCGATGGCAGGGCAGAGTACCCATCTTGGTGATGCGATTGGCTTAGCGATTAAAGTTTTTGAGCAAAGCGATAAGTCGCGTGGTGCTTTAGAACAAGAACAAAACCGTGAAAAAGTCGCGATTGTATTAACCGATGGTAATGACACGGGCAGCTTTGTCGAACCGATTGATGCGGCGAAAGTTGCGAAAGCCAAAGGCGTGCGAGTGCACGTGATTGCGATGGGTGATCCGGAAACGATAGGTGAAACCGCGTTGGATATGGACACGATTCATCGCATTGCGAAAGAATCCGGCGGTGAAGCGTTTGAAGCACTCAACCGTGATGAACTGTCGGCTGCCTACGACGAGATTGGCAAACTGGAACCTCAACTTTACGAAAGCACCACATACCGGCCGAAACAAAGTCTTCACCATTACTTGATGGCGTTAGTGGTTATCATGCATTTACTCGCGTTCAGCGTCGCGACACTCAAAAGAAGGGCTGCAACACGATCATCATTAGGAGAGAGCGATGTTTGA